A window of Lepidochelys kempii isolate rLepKem1 chromosome 1, rLepKem1.hap2, whole genome shotgun sequence contains these coding sequences:
- the TUBGCP5 gene encoding gamma-tubulin complex component 5 isoform X4, producing MEGEEIDFGPDIDTPDWSEESEEEEDAQQPLSREDSGIQVDRTPQEEQDQNKKTVSQVTWKVGEPDARSWLEQHVVPQYWTGRAPRFSHSLHLHSNLAAVWDQHLYSSDPLYMPEERTLVTETQVIRETLWLLSGVKKLFIFQLNEGKVTVRNDIIVTHLTHNCLRSVLEQIAAYGQVVFRLQKFIDEVMGHSSENVIPGTISTPKKTTEPPFRTYQAFMWALYKYFISFKEELTEIEKCIINKDKTVTLSIVVDKLSPRLAQLKVLHKVFSTGVAEVPPDTRNVLRASHLLNTLYKAILEYDNVGEASEQTVSLLFSLWVETVRPYLQTVDEWIVHGNLFDPAKEFIIQRNKNVPVNHRDFWYATYTLYSVSEKMENEEKMSDNASASSGSDQAPSSRQHTMVSFLKPVLKQIIMAGKSMQLLKNLQSKDDSPWQAASRDAERKSLYTLFLESVQSRLRHGEESVPDIITEQQATKQSLIKMQSIAERHLELDDVHDPLLAINFARLYLEQSDFHEKFTGGDVCVDRSSESVTCQTFELTLRSCLYPHIDKQYLECCGNLMQTLKKDYRLVEYLQAMRNFFLLEAGDTMYDFYTSIFDKIREKETWQNVSFLNVQLQEAVGQRYPEDSSRLSISFESVDTAKKKLPVHTLDGLTLSYKVPWPVDIVISLECQKIYNQVFLLLLQIKWAKYSLDVLRFDELVNATEKPQFKEGPQLEQETVPQFGSQTELIKQQIHRMFLLRVKLMHFVNSLHNYIMTRILHSTGLEFQHQVEEAKDLDQLIKIHYRYLSTIHDRCLLREKVSFVKEAIMKVLNLVLMFADRWQAGLGAWRMESIEKMESDFKNCHMFLVTVLNKAVCRGSFPHLESLALSLMAGMEQS from the exons ATGGAAGGTGAAGAAATTGATTTTGGTCCTGACATAGACACACCA GATTGGTCTGAAGAaagtgaagaggaggaggatgctcAACAACCTCTGAGCAGGGAAGACTCTGGCATTCAAGTAGACAGGACACCACAAGAAGAACAAGACCAAAACAAGAAAACAGTGTCTCAGGTCACATGGAAAG TGGGTGAGCCTGATGCGCGCAGCTGGCTGGAACAACATGTGGTTCCTCAATATTGGACAGGAAGAGCTCCTCGTTTTTCTCACAGTTTGCACCTACATTCCAATTTAGCTGCTGTCTG GGACCAACACTTGTACAGCAGTGATCCCTTATATATGCCAGAAGAAAGAACTCTTGTAACTGAAACACAGGTTATCCGGGAAACTCTCTG GCTTCTTTCAGGGGTGAAAAAGCTCTTTATATTTCAGCTGAATGAGGGAAAGGTGACTGTGAGAAATGACATTATTGTAACTCATTTGACCCAT AACTGCTTAAGATCAGTGTTGGAGCAGATAGCAGCATATGGACAAGTTGTGTTTAGGCTGCAGAAGTTCATTGATGAAGTGATGGGGCACAGCTCAGAAAATGTAATACCTGGAACCATTTCCACTCCCaagaaaactacagaaccccCATTTAGAACCTACCAAGCTTTTATGTGGGCCTTGTACAAGTACTTCATTAGTTTCAAAGAAGAACTTACTGAAATTGAGAAATGCATAATCAACAAAG ACAAAACGGTCACTCTTTCAATAGTAGTAGATAAGTTGTCACCTCGACTGGCACAGCTTAAGGTACTTCACAAAGTTTTCAGCACAGGGGTAGCAGAAGTACCACCTGACACTCGAAATGTTTTAAGAGCATCTCATTTGCTTAATACACTCTACAAAGCTATTCTTGAATATGACAACGTTGGAGAAGCATCTGAGCAAACA GTATCCCTCCTCTTTTCTCTCTGGGTTGAAACAGTAAGGCCTTATTTGCAGACAGTGGATGAGTGGATTGTCCACGGTAACTTGTTTGATCCTGCTAAGGAATTTATCATTCAGAG AAACAAAAATGTCCCAGTTAATCACAGGGATTTTTGGTATGCTACCTACACATTATATAGTGTGTCGGAAAAGATGGAGAATGAAGAGAAAATGAGTGATAATGCCAGTGCCAGCTCTGGAAGTGATCAGGCTCCCTCAAGTAGGCAGCACACAATGGTCTCCTTTCTGAAACCAGTACTAAAACAAATCATCATGGCTGGAAAGTCCATGCAATTGTTGAAGAACCTTCAATCCAAAGATGATTCTCCATGGCAAGCTGCATCAAGAG ATGCAGAAAGAAAGAGTTTGTACACACTATTTCTGGAGTCTGTGCAGTCCCGTCTGCGGCATGGGGAAGAATCTGTTCCAGATATTATTACAGAACAACAAGCTACAAAGCAGAGTTTGATAAAGATGCAGTCTATAGCAGAGAGACACTTAGAGCTGGATGATGTTCATGATCCATTGCTGGCTATTAACTTTGCTAG gtTGTATTTGGAGCAAAGTGACTTTCATGAAAAATTTACTGGTGGTGATGTTTGCGTGGATAGATCCTCTGAATCAGTGACGTGCCAGACATTTGAACTGACATTGAGGTCTTGCCTTTATCCTCACATAGATAAGCAATATCTGGAATGCTGTGGCAACCTAATGCAAACTTTAAAGAAGGATTACAG ACTGGTAGAGTACTTGCAGGCAATGCGAAACTTTTTCTTGCTTGAAGCTGGGGATACTATGTATGATTTCTACACATCTATTTTTGATAAAATAAGAGAAAAGGAAACTTGGCAGAATGTATCATTTCTAAATGTCCAGCTCCAGGAAGCAGTTGGACAACGTTACCCAGAGGACAGTTCAAG gCTGTCtatatcttttgaaagtgttgatACAGCAAAGAAGAAACTCCCTGTCCATACCTTAGATGGCTTAACACTGAGCTACAAG GTCCCTTGGCCTGTGGATATAGTTATAAGTTTAGAATGTCAAAAAATTTACAATCAAGTGTTTCTTCTCTTATTACAAATAAAGTGGGCCAAGTATAGCTTAGATGTTTTACGATTTGATG AGCTAGTAAATGCTACTGAAAAACCACAGTTTAAGGAAGGACCTCAATTAGAACAAGAGACAGTTCCTCAGTTTGGATCACAAACCGAACTTATAAAACAACAAATTCACCGTATGTTCCTCTTACGAGTGAAACTCATGCATTTTGTTAACAGCTTACACAACTACATCATGACCAGG ATTCTTCACAGTACAGGTTTGGAGTTTCAGCACCAAGTAGAAGAAGCCAAAGACTTAGATCAACTGATTAAAATTCATTATAGATATTTGTCTACAATCCATGATCGCTGCCTGCTGAGAGAAAAG
- the TUBGCP5 gene encoding gamma-tubulin complex component 5 isoform X2 yields the protein MAAQPARWSPLEQEQDRDVRALIRRLTGLREAQGGEEPGGRFQTALSFAWSNFRFHRFLDVSSHKVERTIEGIHEKLIVHSDLSKAASWKRLIEKFLNSPLLSTEETKTDAHYAILSLLLCLSDSPSNTSYVEKPRDKEVEKEEEFDWGKYLMEGEEIDFGPDIDTPDWSEESEEEEDAQQPLSREDSGIQVDRTPQEEQDQNKKTVSQVTWKVGEPDARSWLEQHVVPQYWTGRAPRFSHSLHLHSNLAAVWDQHLYSSDPLYMPEERTLVTETQVIRETLWLLSGVKKLFIFQLNEGKVTVRNDIIVTHLTHNCLRSVLEQIAAYGQVVFRLQKFIDEVMGHSSENVIPGTISTPKKTTEPPFRTYQAFMWALYKYFISFKEELTEIEKCIINKDKTVTLSIVVDKLSPRLAQLKVLHKVFSTGVAEVPPDTRNVLRASHLLNTLYKAILEYDNVGEASEQTVSLLFSLWVETVRPYLQTVDEWIVHGNLFDPAKEFIIQRNKNVPVNHRDFWYATYTLYSVSEKMENEEKMSDNASASSGSDQAPSSRQHTMVSFLKPVLKQIIMAGKSMQLLKNLQSKDDSPWQAASRDAERKSLYTLFLESVQSRLRHGEESVPDIITEQQATKQSLIKMQSIAERHLELDDVHDPLLAINFARLYLEQSDFHEKFTGGDVCVDRSSESVTCQTFELTLRSCLYPHIDKQYLECCGNLMQTLKKDYRLVEYLQAMRNFFLLEAGDTMYDFYTSIFDKIREKETWQNVSFLNVQLQEAVGQRYPEDSSRLSISFESVDTAKKKLPVHTLDGLTLSYKVPWPVDIVISLECQKIYNQVFLLLLQIKWAKYSLDVLRFDELVNATEKPQFKEGPQLEQETVPQFGSQTELIKQQIHRMFLLRVKLMHFVNSLHNYIMTRVSFVKEAIMKVLNLVLMFADRWQAGLGAWRMESIEKMESDFKNCHMFLVTVLNKAVCRGSFPHLESLALSLMAGMEQS from the exons ATGGCCGCTCAGCCCGCGCGCTGGAGCCCCCTCGAGCAGGAGCAGGACCGGGACGTGCGGGCGCTGATCCGCCGCCTGACCGGCCTCCGCGAGGCGCAGGGCGGGGAGGAGCCCGGCGGCCGCTTCCAGACGGCGCTGAGCTTCGCCTGGTCCAACTTCAG ATTTCATCGATTTCTTGATGTAAGCAGTCACAAAGTAGAGAGGACAATAGAGGG aattcaTGAAAAGCTGATTGTTCATTCAGACCTCAGTAAAGCTGCAAGCTGGAAAAGACTAATAGAAAAGTTTCTGAACTCACCACTTCTGAGCACTGAAGAAACAAAG ACAGATGCTCATTACGCCATACTATCTCTCTTACTGTGCTTGTCTGATTCTCCTTCCAACACCAGCTATGTGGAAAAGCCAAGAGATAAAGAAGTGG AAAAGGAAGAAGAATTTGACTGGGGAAAGTACTTGATGGAAGGTGAAGAAATTGATTTTGGTCCTGACATAGACACACCA GATTGGTCTGAAGAaagtgaagaggaggaggatgctcAACAACCTCTGAGCAGGGAAGACTCTGGCATTCAAGTAGACAGGACACCACAAGAAGAACAAGACCAAAACAAGAAAACAGTGTCTCAGGTCACATGGAAAG TGGGTGAGCCTGATGCGCGCAGCTGGCTGGAACAACATGTGGTTCCTCAATATTGGACAGGAAGAGCTCCTCGTTTTTCTCACAGTTTGCACCTACATTCCAATTTAGCTGCTGTCTG GGACCAACACTTGTACAGCAGTGATCCCTTATATATGCCAGAAGAAAGAACTCTTGTAACTGAAACACAGGTTATCCGGGAAACTCTCTG GCTTCTTTCAGGGGTGAAAAAGCTCTTTATATTTCAGCTGAATGAGGGAAAGGTGACTGTGAGAAATGACATTATTGTAACTCATTTGACCCAT AACTGCTTAAGATCAGTGTTGGAGCAGATAGCAGCATATGGACAAGTTGTGTTTAGGCTGCAGAAGTTCATTGATGAAGTGATGGGGCACAGCTCAGAAAATGTAATACCTGGAACCATTTCCACTCCCaagaaaactacagaaccccCATTTAGAACCTACCAAGCTTTTATGTGGGCCTTGTACAAGTACTTCATTAGTTTCAAAGAAGAACTTACTGAAATTGAGAAATGCATAATCAACAAAG ACAAAACGGTCACTCTTTCAATAGTAGTAGATAAGTTGTCACCTCGACTGGCACAGCTTAAGGTACTTCACAAAGTTTTCAGCACAGGGGTAGCAGAAGTACCACCTGACACTCGAAATGTTTTAAGAGCATCTCATTTGCTTAATACACTCTACAAAGCTATTCTTGAATATGACAACGTTGGAGAAGCATCTGAGCAAACA GTATCCCTCCTCTTTTCTCTCTGGGTTGAAACAGTAAGGCCTTATTTGCAGACAGTGGATGAGTGGATTGTCCACGGTAACTTGTTTGATCCTGCTAAGGAATTTATCATTCAGAG AAACAAAAATGTCCCAGTTAATCACAGGGATTTTTGGTATGCTACCTACACATTATATAGTGTGTCGGAAAAGATGGAGAATGAAGAGAAAATGAGTGATAATGCCAGTGCCAGCTCTGGAAGTGATCAGGCTCCCTCAAGTAGGCAGCACACAATGGTCTCCTTTCTGAAACCAGTACTAAAACAAATCATCATGGCTGGAAAGTCCATGCAATTGTTGAAGAACCTTCAATCCAAAGATGATTCTCCATGGCAAGCTGCATCAAGAG ATGCAGAAAGAAAGAGTTTGTACACACTATTTCTGGAGTCTGTGCAGTCCCGTCTGCGGCATGGGGAAGAATCTGTTCCAGATATTATTACAGAACAACAAGCTACAAAGCAGAGTTTGATAAAGATGCAGTCTATAGCAGAGAGACACTTAGAGCTGGATGATGTTCATGATCCATTGCTGGCTATTAACTTTGCTAG gtTGTATTTGGAGCAAAGTGACTTTCATGAAAAATTTACTGGTGGTGATGTTTGCGTGGATAGATCCTCTGAATCAGTGACGTGCCAGACATTTGAACTGACATTGAGGTCTTGCCTTTATCCTCACATAGATAAGCAATATCTGGAATGCTGTGGCAACCTAATGCAAACTTTAAAGAAGGATTACAG ACTGGTAGAGTACTTGCAGGCAATGCGAAACTTTTTCTTGCTTGAAGCTGGGGATACTATGTATGATTTCTACACATCTATTTTTGATAAAATAAGAGAAAAGGAAACTTGGCAGAATGTATCATTTCTAAATGTCCAGCTCCAGGAAGCAGTTGGACAACGTTACCCAGAGGACAGTTCAAG gCTGTCtatatcttttgaaagtgttgatACAGCAAAGAAGAAACTCCCTGTCCATACCTTAGATGGCTTAACACTGAGCTACAAG GTCCCTTGGCCTGTGGATATAGTTATAAGTTTAGAATGTCAAAAAATTTACAATCAAGTGTTTCTTCTCTTATTACAAATAAAGTGGGCCAAGTATAGCTTAGATGTTTTACGATTTGATG AGCTAGTAAATGCTACTGAAAAACCACAGTTTAAGGAAGGACCTCAATTAGAACAAGAGACAGTTCCTCAGTTTGGATCACAAACCGAACTTATAAAACAACAAATTCACCGTATGTTCCTCTTACGAGTGAAACTCATGCATTTTGTTAACAGCTTACACAACTACATCATGACCAGG
- the TUBGCP5 gene encoding gamma-tubulin complex component 5 isoform X3, translating to MAAQPARWSPLEQEQDRDVRALIRRLTGLREAQGGEEPGGRFQTALSFAWSNFRFHRFLDVSSHKVERTIEGIHEKLIVHSDLSKAASWKRLIEKFLNSPLLSTEETKTDAHYAILSLLLCLSDSPSNTSYVEKPRDKEVEKEEEFDWGKYLMEGEEIDFGPDIDTPDWSEESEEEEDAQQPLSREDSGIQVDRTPQEEQDQNKKTVSQVTWKVGEPDARSWLEQHVVPQYWTGRAPRFSHSLHLHSNLAAVWDQHLYSSDPLYMPEERTLVTETQVIRETLWLLSGVKKLFIFQLNEGKVTVRNDIIVTHLTHNCLRSVLEQIAAYGQVVFRLQKFIDEVMGHSSENVIPGTISTPKKTTEPPFRTYQAFMWALYKYFISFKEELTEIEKCIINKDKTVTLSIVVDKLSPRLAQLKVLHKVFSTGVAEVPPDTRNVLRASHLLNTLYKAILEYDNVGEASEQTVSLLFSLWVETVRPYLQTVDEWIVHGNLFDPAKEFIIQRNKNVPVNHRDFWYATYTLYSVSEKMENEEKMSDNASASSGSDQAPSSRQHTMVSFLKPVLKQIIMAGKSMQLLKNLQSKDDSPWQAASRDAERKSLYTLFLESVQSRLRHGEESVPDIITEQQATKQSLIKMQSIAERHLELDDVHDPLLAINFARLYLEQSDFHEKFTGGDVCVDRSSESVTCQTFELTLRSCLYPHIDKQYLECCGNLMQTLKKDYRLSISFESVDTAKKKLPVHTLDGLTLSYKVPWPVDIVISLECQKIYNQVFLLLLQIKWAKYSLDVLRFDELVNATEKPQFKEGPQLEQETVPQFGSQTELIKQQIHRMFLLRVKLMHFVNSLHNYIMTRILHSTGLEFQHQVEEAKDLDQLIKIHYRYLSTIHDRCLLREKVSFVKEAIMKVLNLVLMFADRWQAGLGAWRMESIEKMESDFKNCHMFLVTVLNKAVCRGSFPHLESLALSLMAGMEQS from the exons ATGGCCGCTCAGCCCGCGCGCTGGAGCCCCCTCGAGCAGGAGCAGGACCGGGACGTGCGGGCGCTGATCCGCCGCCTGACCGGCCTCCGCGAGGCGCAGGGCGGGGAGGAGCCCGGCGGCCGCTTCCAGACGGCGCTGAGCTTCGCCTGGTCCAACTTCAG ATTTCATCGATTTCTTGATGTAAGCAGTCACAAAGTAGAGAGGACAATAGAGGG aattcaTGAAAAGCTGATTGTTCATTCAGACCTCAGTAAAGCTGCAAGCTGGAAAAGACTAATAGAAAAGTTTCTGAACTCACCACTTCTGAGCACTGAAGAAACAAAG ACAGATGCTCATTACGCCATACTATCTCTCTTACTGTGCTTGTCTGATTCTCCTTCCAACACCAGCTATGTGGAAAAGCCAAGAGATAAAGAAGTGG AAAAGGAAGAAGAATTTGACTGGGGAAAGTACTTGATGGAAGGTGAAGAAATTGATTTTGGTCCTGACATAGACACACCA GATTGGTCTGAAGAaagtgaagaggaggaggatgctcAACAACCTCTGAGCAGGGAAGACTCTGGCATTCAAGTAGACAGGACACCACAAGAAGAACAAGACCAAAACAAGAAAACAGTGTCTCAGGTCACATGGAAAG TGGGTGAGCCTGATGCGCGCAGCTGGCTGGAACAACATGTGGTTCCTCAATATTGGACAGGAAGAGCTCCTCGTTTTTCTCACAGTTTGCACCTACATTCCAATTTAGCTGCTGTCTG GGACCAACACTTGTACAGCAGTGATCCCTTATATATGCCAGAAGAAAGAACTCTTGTAACTGAAACACAGGTTATCCGGGAAACTCTCTG GCTTCTTTCAGGGGTGAAAAAGCTCTTTATATTTCAGCTGAATGAGGGAAAGGTGACTGTGAGAAATGACATTATTGTAACTCATTTGACCCAT AACTGCTTAAGATCAGTGTTGGAGCAGATAGCAGCATATGGACAAGTTGTGTTTAGGCTGCAGAAGTTCATTGATGAAGTGATGGGGCACAGCTCAGAAAATGTAATACCTGGAACCATTTCCACTCCCaagaaaactacagaaccccCATTTAGAACCTACCAAGCTTTTATGTGGGCCTTGTACAAGTACTTCATTAGTTTCAAAGAAGAACTTACTGAAATTGAGAAATGCATAATCAACAAAG ACAAAACGGTCACTCTTTCAATAGTAGTAGATAAGTTGTCACCTCGACTGGCACAGCTTAAGGTACTTCACAAAGTTTTCAGCACAGGGGTAGCAGAAGTACCACCTGACACTCGAAATGTTTTAAGAGCATCTCATTTGCTTAATACACTCTACAAAGCTATTCTTGAATATGACAACGTTGGAGAAGCATCTGAGCAAACA GTATCCCTCCTCTTTTCTCTCTGGGTTGAAACAGTAAGGCCTTATTTGCAGACAGTGGATGAGTGGATTGTCCACGGTAACTTGTTTGATCCTGCTAAGGAATTTATCATTCAGAG AAACAAAAATGTCCCAGTTAATCACAGGGATTTTTGGTATGCTACCTACACATTATATAGTGTGTCGGAAAAGATGGAGAATGAAGAGAAAATGAGTGATAATGCCAGTGCCAGCTCTGGAAGTGATCAGGCTCCCTCAAGTAGGCAGCACACAATGGTCTCCTTTCTGAAACCAGTACTAAAACAAATCATCATGGCTGGAAAGTCCATGCAATTGTTGAAGAACCTTCAATCCAAAGATGATTCTCCATGGCAAGCTGCATCAAGAG ATGCAGAAAGAAAGAGTTTGTACACACTATTTCTGGAGTCTGTGCAGTCCCGTCTGCGGCATGGGGAAGAATCTGTTCCAGATATTATTACAGAACAACAAGCTACAAAGCAGAGTTTGATAAAGATGCAGTCTATAGCAGAGAGACACTTAGAGCTGGATGATGTTCATGATCCATTGCTGGCTATTAACTTTGCTAG gtTGTATTTGGAGCAAAGTGACTTTCATGAAAAATTTACTGGTGGTGATGTTTGCGTGGATAGATCCTCTGAATCAGTGACGTGCCAGACATTTGAACTGACATTGAGGTCTTGCCTTTATCCTCACATAGATAAGCAATATCTGGAATGCTGTGGCAACCTAATGCAAACTTTAAAGAAGGATTACAG gCTGTCtatatcttttgaaagtgttgatACAGCAAAGAAGAAACTCCCTGTCCATACCTTAGATGGCTTAACACTGAGCTACAAG GTCCCTTGGCCTGTGGATATAGTTATAAGTTTAGAATGTCAAAAAATTTACAATCAAGTGTTTCTTCTCTTATTACAAATAAAGTGGGCCAAGTATAGCTTAGATGTTTTACGATTTGATG AGCTAGTAAATGCTACTGAAAAACCACAGTTTAAGGAAGGACCTCAATTAGAACAAGAGACAGTTCCTCAGTTTGGATCACAAACCGAACTTATAAAACAACAAATTCACCGTATGTTCCTCTTACGAGTGAAACTCATGCATTTTGTTAACAGCTTACACAACTACATCATGACCAGG ATTCTTCACAGTACAGGTTTGGAGTTTCAGCACCAAGTAGAAGAAGCCAAAGACTTAGATCAACTGATTAAAATTCATTATAGATATTTGTCTACAATCCATGATCGCTGCCTGCTGAGAGAAAAG
- the TUBGCP5 gene encoding gamma-tubulin complex component 5 isoform X1 produces the protein MAAQPARWSPLEQEQDRDVRALIRRLTGLREAQGGEEPGGRFQTALSFAWSNFRFHRFLDVSSHKVERTIEGIHEKLIVHSDLSKAASWKRLIEKFLNSPLLSTEETKTDAHYAILSLLLCLSDSPSNTSYVEKPRDKEVEKEEEFDWGKYLMEGEEIDFGPDIDTPDWSEESEEEEDAQQPLSREDSGIQVDRTPQEEQDQNKKTVSQVTWKVGEPDARSWLEQHVVPQYWTGRAPRFSHSLHLHSNLAAVWDQHLYSSDPLYMPEERTLVTETQVIRETLWLLSGVKKLFIFQLNEGKVTVRNDIIVTHLTHNCLRSVLEQIAAYGQVVFRLQKFIDEVMGHSSENVIPGTISTPKKTTEPPFRTYQAFMWALYKYFISFKEELTEIEKCIINKDKTVTLSIVVDKLSPRLAQLKVLHKVFSTGVAEVPPDTRNVLRASHLLNTLYKAILEYDNVGEASEQTVSLLFSLWVETVRPYLQTVDEWIVHGNLFDPAKEFIIQRNKNVPVNHRDFWYATYTLYSVSEKMENEEKMSDNASASSGSDQAPSSRQHTMVSFLKPVLKQIIMAGKSMQLLKNLQSKDDSPWQAASRDAERKSLYTLFLESVQSRLRHGEESVPDIITEQQATKQSLIKMQSIAERHLELDDVHDPLLAINFARLYLEQSDFHEKFTGGDVCVDRSSESVTCQTFELTLRSCLYPHIDKQYLECCGNLMQTLKKDYRLVEYLQAMRNFFLLEAGDTMYDFYTSIFDKIREKETWQNVSFLNVQLQEAVGQRYPEDSSRLSISFESVDTAKKKLPVHTLDGLTLSYKVPWPVDIVISLECQKIYNQVFLLLLQIKWAKYSLDVLRFDELVNATEKPQFKEGPQLEQETVPQFGSQTELIKQQIHRMFLLRVKLMHFVNSLHNYIMTRILHSTGLEFQHQVEEAKDLDQLIKIHYRYLSTIHDRCLLREKVSFVKEAIMKVLNLVLMFADRWQAGLGAWRMESIEKMESDFKNCHMFLVTVLNKAVCRGSFPHLESLALSLMAGMEQS, from the exons ATGGCCGCTCAGCCCGCGCGCTGGAGCCCCCTCGAGCAGGAGCAGGACCGGGACGTGCGGGCGCTGATCCGCCGCCTGACCGGCCTCCGCGAGGCGCAGGGCGGGGAGGAGCCCGGCGGCCGCTTCCAGACGGCGCTGAGCTTCGCCTGGTCCAACTTCAG ATTTCATCGATTTCTTGATGTAAGCAGTCACAAAGTAGAGAGGACAATAGAGGG aattcaTGAAAAGCTGATTGTTCATTCAGACCTCAGTAAAGCTGCAAGCTGGAAAAGACTAATAGAAAAGTTTCTGAACTCACCACTTCTGAGCACTGAAGAAACAAAG ACAGATGCTCATTACGCCATACTATCTCTCTTACTGTGCTTGTCTGATTCTCCTTCCAACACCAGCTATGTGGAAAAGCCAAGAGATAAAGAAGTGG AAAAGGAAGAAGAATTTGACTGGGGAAAGTACTTGATGGAAGGTGAAGAAATTGATTTTGGTCCTGACATAGACACACCA GATTGGTCTGAAGAaagtgaagaggaggaggatgctcAACAACCTCTGAGCAGGGAAGACTCTGGCATTCAAGTAGACAGGACACCACAAGAAGAACAAGACCAAAACAAGAAAACAGTGTCTCAGGTCACATGGAAAG TGGGTGAGCCTGATGCGCGCAGCTGGCTGGAACAACATGTGGTTCCTCAATATTGGACAGGAAGAGCTCCTCGTTTTTCTCACAGTTTGCACCTACATTCCAATTTAGCTGCTGTCTG GGACCAACACTTGTACAGCAGTGATCCCTTATATATGCCAGAAGAAAGAACTCTTGTAACTGAAACACAGGTTATCCGGGAAACTCTCTG GCTTCTTTCAGGGGTGAAAAAGCTCTTTATATTTCAGCTGAATGAGGGAAAGGTGACTGTGAGAAATGACATTATTGTAACTCATTTGACCCAT AACTGCTTAAGATCAGTGTTGGAGCAGATAGCAGCATATGGACAAGTTGTGTTTAGGCTGCAGAAGTTCATTGATGAAGTGATGGGGCACAGCTCAGAAAATGTAATACCTGGAACCATTTCCACTCCCaagaaaactacagaaccccCATTTAGAACCTACCAAGCTTTTATGTGGGCCTTGTACAAGTACTTCATTAGTTTCAAAGAAGAACTTACTGAAATTGAGAAATGCATAATCAACAAAG ACAAAACGGTCACTCTTTCAATAGTAGTAGATAAGTTGTCACCTCGACTGGCACAGCTTAAGGTACTTCACAAAGTTTTCAGCACAGGGGTAGCAGAAGTACCACCTGACACTCGAAATGTTTTAAGAGCATCTCATTTGCTTAATACACTCTACAAAGCTATTCTTGAATATGACAACGTTGGAGAAGCATCTGAGCAAACA GTATCCCTCCTCTTTTCTCTCTGGGTTGAAACAGTAAGGCCTTATTTGCAGACAGTGGATGAGTGGATTGTCCACGGTAACTTGTTTGATCCTGCTAAGGAATTTATCATTCAGAG AAACAAAAATGTCCCAGTTAATCACAGGGATTTTTGGTATGCTACCTACACATTATATAGTGTGTCGGAAAAGATGGAGAATGAAGAGAAAATGAGTGATAATGCCAGTGCCAGCTCTGGAAGTGATCAGGCTCCCTCAAGTAGGCAGCACACAATGGTCTCCTTTCTGAAACCAGTACTAAAACAAATCATCATGGCTGGAAAGTCCATGCAATTGTTGAAGAACCTTCAATCCAAAGATGATTCTCCATGGCAAGCTGCATCAAGAG ATGCAGAAAGAAAGAGTTTGTACACACTATTTCTGGAGTCTGTGCAGTCCCGTCTGCGGCATGGGGAAGAATCTGTTCCAGATATTATTACAGAACAACAAGCTACAAAGCAGAGTTTGATAAAGATGCAGTCTATAGCAGAGAGACACTTAGAGCTGGATGATGTTCATGATCCATTGCTGGCTATTAACTTTGCTAG gtTGTATTTGGAGCAAAGTGACTTTCATGAAAAATTTACTGGTGGTGATGTTTGCGTGGATAGATCCTCTGAATCAGTGACGTGCCAGACATTTGAACTGACATTGAGGTCTTGCCTTTATCCTCACATAGATAAGCAATATCTGGAATGCTGTGGCAACCTAATGCAAACTTTAAAGAAGGATTACAG ACTGGTAGAGTACTTGCAGGCAATGCGAAACTTTTTCTTGCTTGAAGCTGGGGATACTATGTATGATTTCTACACATCTATTTTTGATAAAATAAGAGAAAAGGAAACTTGGCAGAATGTATCATTTCTAAATGTCCAGCTCCAGGAAGCAGTTGGACAACGTTACCCAGAGGACAGTTCAAG gCTGTCtatatcttttgaaagtgttgatACAGCAAAGAAGAAACTCCCTGTCCATACCTTAGATGGCTTAACACTGAGCTACAAG GTCCCTTGGCCTGTGGATATAGTTATAAGTTTAGAATGTCAAAAAATTTACAATCAAGTGTTTCTTCTCTTATTACAAATAAAGTGGGCCAAGTATAGCTTAGATGTTTTACGATTTGATG AGCTAGTAAATGCTACTGAAAAACCACAGTTTAAGGAAGGACCTCAATTAGAACAAGAGACAGTTCCTCAGTTTGGATCACAAACCGAACTTATAAAACAACAAATTCACCGTATGTTCCTCTTACGAGTGAAACTCATGCATTTTGTTAACAGCTTACACAACTACATCATGACCAGG ATTCTTCACAGTACAGGTTTGGAGTTTCAGCACCAAGTAGAAGAAGCCAAAGACTTAGATCAACTGATTAAAATTCATTATAGATATTTGTCTACAATCCATGATCGCTGCCTGCTGAGAGAAAAG